One Scophthalmus maximus strain ysfricsl-2021 chromosome 1, ASM2237912v1, whole genome shotgun sequence genomic region harbors:
- the erfl3 gene encoding ETS domain-containing transcription factor ERF, producing the protein MKTPGDNGYAFPDWAYKPESSPGSRQIQLWHFILELLRKEEYHDVIAWQGDYGEFVIKDPDEVARLWGARKCKPQMNYDKLSRALRYYYNKRILHKTKGKRFTYKFNFNKLVLVNYPFIDMGSTGSSVPQSAPPVPNGASTHFRFPPSTPSEVLSPNEDLRSPGGMFSSVARRMARGSVSDCSDGTSVNSEIEEGNTGVGEERGERGVCGGGGPGGGGGGYRSIIHPRLSHETLFRMYGGGNPAGHPGSRGHAGHRMHPDPLSPFPVSPLPGPGGAGLLAPPLSPALSMTPTSHLTYTPSPTLSPMLGSHFSFNQEDMKRYLQAHTQSVYNYGLSPRAFLQYPNIVIPQPHRPANDKERGAAERAERAATAGGGERGGERHHHPPLAHSAHHHPHPPHSAHPHSHSHPMHHPLHLGEEPPHMSPFKFKLQPPPLGRKQRETQSQSKGRQSSLSSGSGSGSMSSTSGLGSSLSFGSDLSSAGGSGLISASSSTQSLNSAGLPKIKVEPISDIESEEEVEVTDISDEDPDEREEFELFAPNHSRAPNHHHHHHHHQQQHHHHLANGKAAAQHQPHPDEDLDEDVFKAPAPPPPGLMPFLTSQHAHSNAHRALPTLKIEPTEPGESSTPPPQTGSAGAPQTKCIPLKLRFKRRWSEDQRMEASQEESDDKKVRPEEERERERLSNGRMETEEDGTGSGEGDSPPPLAYEGSLATPLASHRRVSAELHRATAQLSLENKDC; encoded by the exons GGTACGCCTTCCCAGACTGGGCCTACAAGCCCGAGTCGAGCCCCGGGTCCAGGCAGATCCAGCTGTGGCACTTCATCCTGGAGCTGCTCAGGAAGGAGGAGTACCACGATGTCATCGCCTGGCAGGGGGACTACGGCGAGTTTGTCATCAAGGACCCGGACGAGGTGGCCCGACTGTGGGGGGCCAGGAAGTGCAAACCCCAAATGAACTACGATAAACTGAGCAGGGCACTGAG ATACTACTACAACAAGAGGATCCTCCATAAGACCAAAGGCAAGAGGTTCACCTATAAGTTCAACTTCAATAAACTGGTTTTGGTCAACTACCCCTTCATCGACATGGGCTCCACTG GAAGCAGCGTTCCTCAGAGCGCCCCTCCTGTCCCCAACGGCGCATCGACCCACTTCCGCTTTCCTCCGTCAACGCCCTCCGAGGTCCTCTCCCCCAACGAGGACCTGCGCAGCCCTGGTGGCATGTTCAGCTCCGTGGCTCGACGGATGGCACGCGGCTCCGTCAGCGACTGCAGCGACGGCACGTCGGTCAACTCTGAGATTGAGGAGGGCAACACaggggtgggggaggagaggggggagaggggtgtGTGCGGCGGGGGAGggcctggtggaggaggaggaggctacCGGAGTATCATCCATCCCCGTCTGTCTCATGAAACCCTGTTCCGCATGTACGGAGGAGGCAACCCAGCTGGCCACCCAGGCTCCCGTGGCCACGCAGGGCACCGGATGCACCCAGACCCCCTGTCCCCCTTCCCTGTGTCCCCTCTGCCAGGGCCAGGAGGAGCTGGCCTCCTTGCCCCTCCTCTGTCCCCAGCACTCTCCATGACCCCTACATCTCACCTGACCTACACTCCCTCTCCTACCCTGTCCCCAATGTTAGGCTCCCACTTCTCCTTCAACCAAGAAGACATGAAGCGGTACCTGCAGGCCCATACCCAGTCAGTGTACAACTATGGCCTCAGCCCCAGAGCTTTCCTCCAGTACCCCAACATCGTCATCCCGCAGCCCCACCGACCTGCCAACGACAAGGAGAGGGGAGCAGCCGAGAGAGCCGAGAGGGCAGCAACagcaggcggaggagagaggggaggggagcggCACCACCATCCACCCCTGGCTCACtccgcccaccaccacccacacccGCCTCACTCTGCTCACCCTCACTCCCATTCCCATCCCATGCACCACCCACTCCACCTGGGTGAGGAGCCTCCACACATGTCTCCCTTCAAGTTCAAGCTGCAGCCACCGCCGCTCggcaggaagcagagggagactcAAAGCCAGAGTAAAGGCCGGCAGAGCTCGCTGTCGTCGGGCTCAGGATCCGGCTCCATGTCGTCGACCTCTGGCCTCGGCTCCTCGCTGTCGTTCGGCAGCGACCTGAGCTCTGCCGGTGGCTCGGGCCTCATCTCTGCTTCCTCATCGACGCAGTCTCTTAACAGCGCAGGACTTCCCAAGATAAAG GTGGAGCCGATCTCAGACATAGAgtcagaggaagaggtggaggtgacCGACATTAGTGATGAGGACCCAGATGAAAGAGAGGAGTTTGAGCTCTTCGCCCCCAACCACTCTAGAGCCCCtaatcaccaccaccaccaccaccaccaccagcagcagcaccaccaccaccttgcTAACGGCAAAGCCGCAGCCCAACATCAGCCCCATCCCGATGAGGACCTGGACGAGGACGTGTTCAAAGCCCCTGCTCCGCCTCCACCTGGCCTGATGCCCTTTTTGACCTCGCAGCACGCCCACTCCAATGCACACCGTGCTCTGCCCACCCTCAAGATCGAACCCACCGAGCCCGGGGAGAGCAGCACGCCCCCGCCTCAGACGGGCTCGGCAGGAGCTCCCCAGACCAAGTGTATCCCCCTGAAGCTGCGCTTCAAGCGGCGCTGGAGCGAAGACCAGCGCATGGAGGCCTCGCAGGAGGAGTCGGACGACAAGAAAGTAcgaccagaggaggagagggaaagagagaggctCAGCAATGGACGaatggagacggaggaggacgggACAGGCAGTGGAGAAGGGGACAGTCCTCCCCCGCTGGCGTACGAGGGCTCGTTAGCCACACCCCTGGCCTCACACAGGAGGGTGAGCGCGGAGCTGCATCGTGCGACTGCACAGCTGTCCCTGGAGAACAAAGACTGCTGA